The Lates calcarifer isolate ASB-BC8 linkage group LG18, TLL_Latcal_v3, whole genome shotgun sequence region gTTGAGCTGTTGTTGTCATGCTTCCATCTGATTGGCACAGCTGTATGACTAACAGAATAACTGTATTAATCAACACCACACCTTCAAATCTTTACTCAGCCCATTTCtgaacacactgctgcacacacaggaaatattTCACTACACTAAAAATAAAGTGAGGCTGTGTTAACAATAATACCACGAACCCTCTTGCAGGTAGGTTGTTCCAATCAGAGAAGTTTCCATAGTTGTTCTGTGGattcagtctgtctcagtgtcttctgtctcttcatgtaatcccagactgacttcatgatgttgagatcagggtTCTGATGGGGGCACaccatctgctgcaggactTCCTGTTCCTCTGCAGAATGAATTAGGGACCGATCAAAGGCCTCTGTGATGGTACTGTTTGATGCCTGTACATGAACCAAAGTATAAGGGGCACTTGAAGATGAATCTGTGTGGCCAAGACCTACCACTCTGCACTCGTTGTACTTGTGTGATTAAATAGAGTTTAGTGAGTGTAAAGCAAAAGTATCATTCGTCCTAGTTTACGGAGCCAGTTGACCGTGTGGCTGTCCTCAGCTGAATCACTGTCTCCCAGTCTCAGGTCCATTCACCTGAGGTAGAGCACAGGAATATCAACCCCTCTAAATTTatgcaacattttcttttttttttttttaccacaaactgtaatatttaaactgtaattttgtttgttttaaggcCTGTGAGGGTAAGCCTGTTTTAAATGACCAGATCCATTGGGctgatggttttattttggtctATGATATCACCGACCGCTCCTCCTTCCGCACTGCCAAAGCTATAGTGCACCAAATCCGAGAGCTACACCGGGGATCTGCCAAAAGGTATGAACTAACATCACTGTGATATAATAATGCATGTAAACAGAACACTGTATTTTAGTCTTCAAAGTGAGAGTGATCCACAGATTGTATggctcttctctttttttgaccTACAGGGACATAGACTTACACATATTTTTGGTGGGCAACAAACAGGACCTGTGCCACATGAGAGAGGTGCAGCATGAAGAGGGTCAGCGTCTAGCTGCTGAGTTTCACTGCCAGTTCTATGAGCTGTCAGTAGCTGAGCACTACCAGGAGGTGGCGCTCATATTCTCCAAGATGGTGCAAAATGCCAACCTGAACAGCAAAGCCAGGGAGCGCAGGAGACGCCCCAGCGGCTCAAAGTCCATGGCCAAACTCATCAACAACGTCTTTGGCAAAAGGAGGAAATCAGTATGAAATACAAGGACAGCTGACAGTAAAGGCCAGACCAGTGATGCTAGAGACCTCCAGCTGGTCTTTCTATCTTTGATTATGCTTGTGTTGTTCTTTATTAGCATAGAACTGACAGATATATGTGTAGAATGGTGTTAGTGTGATAATACAGTAGTACACAGCTCATACTATGGGTTACTGACACTGATCAATGCTTTTACTCTAACATTATTAGAAGCCTTTCATGAGAGAGAAAGTTTGTGTCATTTAAtccaagaaaatgaaatgaagctAAGCCATACTCCATCAGGAGACTGGCAACACGATAAGTGTCACCAACCAGTCGTCATTCACGTCCTTGTGAGGGTCAAGAAATTGTTGCTGTCAAGAGCATGTCAGAGCAGGTGACAAAATAACCCTAATGCAAGAGAGCATTCTGTCATCCTGAAAATGTTGATGTGTTCCTGACATTCAGATTCGGGCCTGATGAATTGAAATTTGTCAGTCACGACAACATCATGTCACAGCTGGGCTGAGCTGGGCCTTAAGGGTAACAATGGGAACTCTGACATCAGCAGTGACAACTTGATGTAAACAAGGTTCAGTATTTTATTCTCTCCTTTTGTGGCAAACTCGACATGTTGATGGAATCTGTGAAAAATGGTCTTTAAATTTGCATGAATGAAGTCTGCAGTGATGGTTGTGCTTTTAGTTGATGACTGATGTTGCTGTCCAGCTGTAGCAGGTAGACTGTGATGATAACTACAGCAGTAGCATAGTTGGCACTCCGTGGTTGTGAGTGACTTGACATCAATAAACACCTGTAACTTGACTTTGACTCTAACACCAATGACTCGTGACTTCACGTAGACTTGAATGACCTGACATCCTCCGCAGGCATAAAGATTAAAGATTGTGCTACCTGCACAACCACTGAACTCCTCAGTTTACTGAcaacagaaatgacaaatgttgGTAACTGTGTTAAACGaataacacactgacacacacaataagtttgatttgaaatgatAGTAATAAATACATGTTTCACAAATACTGGAAGTTCCTGtgttatttaaatgattaaaatgagaTAAAACTTGTTAACAGATGCATAATGACTTCAAGACTTGATGTTCCAATACTAAGACTTGAGACTTGTGACCTCTGAAACTGAGAATTTGTCACAGCTCTGCATTAATTATGTATCAAGTAATTATGCATCGACCTGCTAATGTTGTTTTGACGATTCGACTCCTGAGAGAAAGTCAGCCCATCCGTCCGATTCtaacctctctccctctgatgTCGATTTTATCACTCTACATCCTACATCAGCTGACTTCCTTCTCTGCTCCCTCCTGGTCCACTTCCTTCCCTTTGTGAAAAGAAgaatttcctttttgtttctaCAAGTTGTTTTATCTTCATGGTATTGAAATGATactgtctgtttattttactctGATTTGCTCGGGAAGGTGTTGATCACATTTATTAATCTTCTCTCAGTATTTTTAATCTTTGATGGGGGAACACATGAAATGGAATcagtcagcagtcagtcagtataTCTCTCTGTGAGCTGCAGACCTGATGGCCAATGAGATGTGACCCCAGCAGTCACTGCAGGACTTGATGAGAGTTGTttgtaaagacagacagaacatGACGGTATAAGGTCATGTCCACACCTGTTTTCCATCCACAACAAAAtgccacaacaacaaaataactaAATCTCCTCTTTCAGTAAAGAACAATACTCGTATCTATCATCCTTGGTTAGGTCAGCCCTACATGGACTGTTTGCTTGGACTCAGCAGGTTACAGTTACATTATATTCTGTCTGCACTAAATCTCTGACTTCTTATCTAGCACAATCTCAAATCAGTTTCTGACTCCAGTTTCACATTCCAACCCTGAAATGTCAtcagtttgctttgttttgaaatCTGGTAATGAAACAAGCTGAATAGACGAAGTAGTAGGTCAGAGGTGCTTTAGAATATAGTCCGCAACATACATAGTCATTCTTCCCAACTCTGTCATTttttatacagtacataccaATACATACAGGTAGCTACAAGGGAACAAGATTTGTATTTAGAGGAAAGGGGCTAATGATCTGggtatttaaaatgaatttatacTGTAGGTACCTTGTAACTGATAATGGTACCTATTCTCGTACTGCAGGGTACAGTATGACTGTTACTGACTGACAGAGCTGGAAGTTTGGGGGAAGACGAGTTGATGAGTCCTGCTGTAAATTGGCtatgattcattttaaaatgaccaTTGATGCTGTTCCTCAGCCTGTAACTCATCATCCACTGTGAGGTCCTTGACTCTGAGTCATTAATAATTCATTATCAAGTTATTCCCGATTTGTTCTTCATCATTCCTCAATAATTATTCCCATTTTTGTTAACCATGTTTAACCATGTCATCAGAAACATCTGATCAGTCTGGGTTCATCTCATGTCCAGCTTCTCGAGGGTTATCTCCACTGTCCATGTTGACTTTATGTAAGACAATATCAAAGGGGGTGGGGGTCCTGTACATGCAGAGCAGATCTAAATCCTGGCTGGATCCAGCAGAGGGTCGGAGGCCTGGATTTGTTTTGATGTGGTGAGTGGATGTGGCTCTGGTTAGGACTTGTTGAGGCACAGGAGAGACCACCTGCCTCCAGCCTCACCCCTATGATGACTAAAATCCAAGCAGTGCATGGTGGCTTCTAATCCACTCCAGCCATTAGAAATCCCTCtaactttctctctcacattaCTCAGATCATCCTGACAGACAGCTCAATGGAAAACATCTTCATCTGACCACACACTGATATACTGTTCTGCTGTCCCTGGGTACATGAAATCTTCACTGTGATTTGACTAGCATGAAAACATGAGGGCATTCTGCAAATGCTTGAAATATAATATCACAGTGGGAGGTGTCTAAATTACatgtctaaccctaaccaacCCTAGGACAACAGATCTCACAGTCATGTTTAGAATGACTGAAAATTACCACAACATCCAATTGTACACACAAATGAATGCACGAGTTAGTATAGTTCATATGGATCTTTTATTATAATACTACATATGGTCATAAACCAACATCAAATTATATCAACCAGTTATGCAACACTGAATTCATCAAGTGAACTGCTGATGTAACTCAGTGAATGCAGTGGCAATATGAGCACACTGAGGAGCAGTGAGCAGCTTTCAGCCTCAACAGAGCAAAGTCACTTCAGCTTATTTCATTCTGTTCAGTCACATACTTCTTCGTCATCACGGTGTATGCAGAAAAGAAATTCTAAATTCAACAAAGTGTCCATGTAGTAAATCACATTGTGTGCCTACCATATAGAAAATCCACCGAGGAGCTGAGTGTGCTCAGTGTTCCCCTGGGAAAGAATGAAAGACTTTGACTGCAGTTAATGAAGAGACATAAAGGGTGATGTAACCAAAGGTGTTGCTGCATggtttaacatttatttatatacttaTATTTATTAATTGTTCTTTTCACAACTGTAGAACTTAAATATTAAGCATATTCATGGATCtagaaaacatttgaaaaccaTGTAGATCATGAACAATATGAGTGGACTGTGAAGTGGCTGAGAAATGTGGAGTTGACTGATGGTAATCAGTAAGTTTTAATGAAACAACAGGTCAACTTGAACTCTGAGATATGAAGTCATTAACACTCAGGTTTGATCTGAAATATACCTAAATGATGTAACATAACAAAACTTTACAGGCCTACATTAGTGAACATGACATTGTTGCTCTGGTAACAAGTGTTAGTCATGTTACCTGGATTCAGTTTGCAGTGACACAGGTTGAATGTACAGAAAAAGAGACTGTCATCATTTGTAATCAAACATGTCAAGGGTACACTACTGTATGATGCTGAATATTCCTGCCTTTAATAAAAGTTGACTCTTATTCAACAATAGTCAGAAATGTTCCTGTTTGTGAATTTACACTCAGATGTGgccagtgtttctctctgttccaAATAAGTTCTGCATGCATTTATCAggattttgtcatttatttgccAAATCTAATTGAGTTTTTTTAAGTGCTCAAAATATGATCACCATGATTAATCCCCAAAACAGTATCACTAATCTACAgcacatgtttttcttcttcttttaaatgGATTTAAGAATGGTTTATGACACTCACTGATGGATGAACCCAGAGAAGAAGAGCTCCTCTTCAATACCAGTCAGAGAATCAGAGAGGAGTCTGTGCACTTGGCTGAAGGTTGTGAAGTATAGTCTGACTTATGAACCAACATGAGATAGGCCATGAGCATACATGCAATAATAACTGCACACTGACAGTGCTGTTAGATAATACATGATGTTTCAACATGGTGAAAGCTGTGAATCTAACTCAACAGGTACAGGTGCTCTGAGTAATACAGATACAAGAGGACAGACATCATGAATAAACCAATACAGGAACAAACCTGATGCTTTTGTCAGACATCTTTAAGAGATTCTATTTAGTCCTGATGTTGGAAGAAGATGACATGCTGAAAAATTCACTGTTGTTTTATATCTGATTTTGACTGACTGGCTCCTCgaaaacagagaacagatgTGATGAATGCTTTGACTGAATCTGTGATGCTGAAAGCTGAACAGCCTGTATTCAATTTGTAGACAGAGAAATGTGTCCCAGGAATACCTGGTGTCTCTGCGAGGGTCACAGGCTGAACAACCCAATGTCAGACATCACAGACAGAGCCGATAACATGATGAGGAAGAACAACTGAATGAGGAGCGAGgagtgtgtatgtcagtgttaTGGAGGGTGTGTGACAATGAtggaaaatgacaacaaaagaacacaaaTGATGCAATCATAAAAATCATTAACTCCATAACCACAGGGAAATATCTGCCTGAGCAGTTCCTCAGTCAGGGCCACAGCAGTACCTGGACACCTGCCACGTGTCATTCAGTCATGTGCTGCTCTAACAGCCACTCTGCATATTGGACCTGCTGCACAGATTTACTCCCACTCTGTCACAAAAGCATTCATGACGCTCAACCCTGATGTTGGTGATGAAGTCTGACTCTCAGTCAGTGATCCAGTTGAGTCCCAAAGGTGTTGTGTGGGGTTTAGGTCAAGTCCATTTACACTaaatcaaagtgaaaaacatttctttatggaACTGGCCTTGTGTCATGTTTGAAGACAGGCACTACTGTTTTAAGCCAAaatcaggaaaaacacacatagacTAAAAGTGGACTAAAGTTTGTGGACACTGGgatctctatctttctctcagCTGAAAGGAAGTGGAGAATGAAGTATGAGAGTCATCTTACAGTCACACATCCTGAAAGCAGTCCAatcatatcatcatatttaGTGGATGCACTTTTGGTTTCCTTGCAGCTCCTCTGCAGGGTCGCTGTGGTTAACACACAGTGTCTCCAACTTATGCACCAACCTTCAAAAATCCAACTACTCTTTTCTGCCACCCAGTGTTGCAAAGGTTCTACTTCACCACTGCTATATGTGGACATAGTGAGCAGCTGGTGAATAAATAATCTCAAAGATCTGTGCAACAAGTCACACAAATATTAAATTCAGTGTGAGTGACAGCACCTCTGTGAACACTCAATTTAAATGTGATAtatcacacagctgctgtcataaAACTGCTGACGATGTCCAGGTCATAAAATATAGATTTCATCAGCAACCAACTTGCAGCGATCGCTGGTTAGCAGCTGGGACGCTGAGGCCaaatatgtttctgtgtatttcttATTTGGCAgcattaaaacacaacagaggtgagCTCAGGTGAGTCCAGGTGAGCACAAAGGGACAGAGCATACGTTTAGCAACTGTGTTCCTCTGTGGCACAGCAGCTGGTACAGTATTTTGACGTTTGAGCTGGGATTAAATCACAAGGTTATTTCTTCGTCATTCTGTTGTGtaacaacagacacagaaacaaagggTGTCTGACAGCTGAGAATCTATGGGTGCATGCTGGTGTAGGGAACAGTGGTGGGAATATGGAGAATAAaatcactctgctgctgatgatattttttcattcttcCTCTGACTGTTCTATGTTTTAAACTGGGTTTGTCATGTATGATATTTCTGAATATGGTTACATCTGAGAGAGGCTTGAATGAACAAGATAAATTCATAAGTAAAACACAGTCTTTAATAGCACAACATTTGTTGAGATATAAATGACCATCTGAGATGAAAACTGTTGAATATAATCCAGAATCCTGACTGTCCGGCAGCCATCAGCTCCTCTGTGGAGGGATTTATACACTTTATTTAGAGATAAAGTTGGAATGAATTTCCACTGCATTTGTAAACTATTTTCTACATTCCTGGACATTTattgtgtaatttaaaaaattaaagacaTCAAAGACATATCAGGGACTTGCATCTTTCCTCCTCATACCATAAAATTGCTGATAACCTCCTCTTAATCACTCTCAAGTACATTAAACTAGATCAGAGATGCCCTGCCTGATAAAACCCTCTGGTACAGAGATAGGCACCAGACTTTGACAGAGAAATTGTGACTTTTCCTTTGGTTGTTGTAGTTTTCTCACCCTTTTCTCTTTGTagacttgtgtgtgtattcttttTCTAGATGTGCCGTCAGACTGTGGAGGTGGCGGGTGGTCGTCATTGACTGTTCTGTGTGTTGCTTTCTGTTTAAATTCAAACAATTtactaaaaaaaatcagaatgtGAATTAGAACACAGACATTAATGTGGTTGTACACAGTGTATATGAGCAGAGAAGGACAGGTTTGATGGGCTGATGCTCAGAGCACTGTGTTCAATCTTCTCCAGACTTTTTTGGCTTTATGTTTTGTAGTGCTCCGTTTGCCCATGTCTTCTTTCATGTCTTCACACAGCTGGTATGTGATCAGCCATCAATAAGCTGCACCTGACTTGAGTGAGGTACTTAAAAGGTCCTGTGCTAAGATCAGGAGAGGCTTCTAGTGTGGGACTGCTGAACATGCTGCCTCTCAGCTTGGTTTacttttgtgttttgactttgtgtctCTTGTAGTCTTGAGTTAgtcttggttgttttgttttatcttcatGTTAATGGATTTGGTTGTTCTTGAGGTGTTTTCTGTGGGTCAATGGTGGAGTATCGTGCACCCAAGGGTGGGGTGTAATACCTGGGAGTCGTTTTTTCCTTGCAAGgtataaagtaaaaaaaaaagacatcattaAAAGAACTGATTTTATGTGCACAATGTAAAGTGCCCCTTTTGGGAGGCAGTAAGTTAAGTAAGACTAAGTCCAAATTAAAATGAGTATTACTGTTAAAATGAGAGTCCTGATTGAAAACTGGCTCAGAGTACAGATGTATCATCTCTGTAAAAGGTGACACTGACGATTTCACCACTCTCAGGACAAACTGTATGTTTTAAGCTttcagaaaagtaaaaataaacatgtgtAGATTGACATTACTGTACTTCACACAAATCTAGTTTGGCTCTGTAACATTACATCTGTGCCAATACATTAAAACTTTGTTATATACATGTACTGTCTCACTTACAGAAAGTGAACATTTAAATCACCCctttagaaaaacatttataacATCTGTGGTCATTTGGATGGGCACAGCCTGTGATC contains the following coding sequences:
- the rergla gene encoding ras-related and estrogen-regulated growth inhibitor-like protein → MDEMKIAVLGGDGVGKSALIVRFLTRRFIGEYASSTECIYRKCVSVDGRQINLELYDPCSQACEGKPVLNDQIHWADGFILVYDITDRSSFRTAKAIVHQIRELHRGSAKRDIDLHIFLVGNKQDLCHMREVQHEEGQRLAAEFHCQFYELSVAEHYQEVALIFSKMVQNANLNSKARERRRRPSGSKSMAKLINNVFGKRRKSV